The following are encoded together in the Nocardia sp. XZ_19_385 genome:
- a CDS encoding gamma-glutamylcyclotransferase family protein has translation MARLGGRLDRLSGDGDVLFVYGTLQFPEVLTVLLGRCPERIPAQLPGWRVAALPDRVYPGLVPDPAGLAPGVLLAGLGPDDWAILDHFEDDEYDLRAVDLATGQAWTYVWTAGVMPELWHSADFASTQLAAFLPCCEQWRL, from the coding sequence GTGGCGAGACTGGGTGGGCGGCTCGATCGGCTGAGTGGTGACGGGGATGTGCTGTTCGTCTATGGGACGCTGCAGTTTCCGGAGGTCCTGACCGTGCTGCTCGGGCGCTGCCCGGAGCGGATACCGGCGCAATTGCCCGGCTGGCGGGTCGCGGCGTTGCCGGATCGGGTCTATCCCGGGTTGGTGCCGGATCCTGCCGGGCTGGCTCCGGGGGTGCTGCTGGCCGGACTCGGCCCGGACGACTGGGCGATCCTCGACCACTTCGAGGACGACGAATACGACTTGCGTGCAGTTGATCTCGCTACCGGGCAGGCGTGGACCTACGTGTGGACCGCGGGCGTCATGCCTGAGCTCTGGCACTCCGCCGACTTCGCCTCGACGCAGCTGGCCGCTTTCCTTCCGTGCTGCGAGCAATGGCGGCTTTGA